gctggcccagaGACCTGCCTGGTTTTGCATCCTAAGCATCACACCACCCTAAAGGATCGTTTGACATTTGATCTTGTGGATTTTCCCAAGCACAGCTGAAATGTAATCAAGGCAGCTTTAGAATAGCACAGTGTAGCTAGGGAACAGTGTTATCCCACGCCTGCTCTCCTGGCAAACATGAAGCACTGAATCACCTGAGTGGTGACCCATGTCCCAGGGCATCAAGCCTGGAGGATCAAGTAAAGGCCTAGTGTGGCAGACTTaccccaaaccaaaaataaataaataaatagcaagtaCAAAGTGTCTTAAAGCTTTTTACTTTGAGACATCATGGAAAGACCATACAGGGCCACAGACAAATACATGATCACAGAATGAAGATGACACAATTAGAGGAATCAATGCCTATCAGCTAATGTTGAAGCTGAAGTTCTAGGAGTTTGACATGATCCAGGGGCAGAAAGAATAGATTagtattcttctccttcttcctcaccctctcctTCAACAGAATCCACACCCACCTCCTCATAATCCTTCTCTAGGGCAGCCATGTCCTCACGGGCCTCAGAGAACTCCCCCTCCTCCATGCCCTCACCCACGTACCAGTGCACAAAGGCACGCTTGGCATACATCAGATCAAACTTGTGATCTAGGCGAGCCCAGGCCTCAGCGATGGCTGTGGTGTTGCTCAGCATGCACACAGCTCTCTGGACCTTAGCCAGGTCTCCACCAGGTACCACAGTGGGAGGCTGGTAATTAATGCCAACCTTGAAGCCAGTGGGACACCAGTCCACAAACTGGATGCTGCGCTTGGTCTTGATGGTGGCAATGGCAGCATTGACATCTTTGGGAACCACATCCCCACGGTACAGCAGGCAGCAAGCCATGTATTTACCATGGCGAGGGTCACATTTCACCATCTGATTGGCTGGCTCAAAGCAGGCATTGGTGATCTCTGCTACAGAAAGCTGCTCATGGTAGGCTTTCTCAGCAGAGATGACAGGGGCATATGTGGCCAGAGGGAAATGGATGCGAGGGTAGGgtaccaggttggtctggaattcTGTCAGGTCAACATTCAGGGCTCCATCAAATCTGAGGGAAGCAGTGATGGAAGACACAATCTGGCTAATGAGGCGGTTAAGGTTAGTGTAGGTGGGGCGCTCAATGTCGAGGTTTCTACGACAGATGTCATAGATGGCCTCGTTGTCTACCATGAAGGCACAATCAGAGTGCTCCAGGGTGGTGTGGGTGGTGAGGATGGAGTTGTAGGGCTCAACCACAGCAGTGGAAACCTGGGGGGCTGGGTAGATGGAGAACTCCAGCTTGGACTTCTTTCCATAATCGACAGAGAGCCGCTCCATCAGCAGGGAGGTGAACCCAGAGCCAGTTCCCCCACCAAAGCTGTGGAAAACCAAGAAGCCCTGAAGACCTGTGCACTGGTCAGcctgtaggaaaaaaagaaaaggcattgtTTATCAGTAGTGAACAGACTTTACTTATTTTGGCAGGTCCCAACACTCCCCCACACTGCATTTTAAATGAATCCATCCATCTATGGTATTTACCAGCTTGCGAATTCTGTCCAAGACAAGATCAATGATCTCCTTGCCGATGGTGTAGTGGCCACGGGCATAGTTATTGGCAGCATCTTCCTTGCCTGTGATGAGCTGCTCAGGGTGGAAGAGCTGGCGGTAGGTACCAGTGCGAACTTCATCTGGAAAAGGAGATGAAATCAACCATTCACAACAGTAACTGACACACACAAGCTCACTCACTCTTCGGCGGTGTGTGGAGAGGTTCTGAGTATGTGACCAGGACAGAATGCCTCAGGGAAGCCCCTGGCCCACTTACCGATGACTGTGGGTTCCAGGTCTACGAACACGGCCCGGGGCACATGCTTGCCAGCGCCTGTCTCACTGAAGAAGGTGTTGAAGGAGTCATCTCCTCCCCCGATGGTCTTGTCACTTGGCATCTGGCCGTCAGGCTGGATGCCATGTTCCAGGCAGTAGAGCTCCCAGCAGGCATTGCCGATCTGGACACCAGCCTGGCCAACGTGGATGGAGATGCACTCACGCTGTGGgacagaaagaaggggaaaaaaaaactattagtaATGCCGCAAGCAGCTGGAATTCTAACCATGGCACAAAGTGACAAATCGTTAAAACTCGCaagcatttattaaaaaaaaaaaaaaagctaatttcAGCCTTTCCACACCTAGAAGTGCTTAGTCACACTTCCTTTTTTGAAAACCAAGATACGAAGGCTTTTCATTTACCCTGTGCCCTCAGAGTTCTACTTTTGCTTTGTGCCCAGACTTCCGGACAACTGTAGGCAGAGGAAGCATGTGACTTAAGCAATGAGGAAGGTTCTGGTGGCAGGGCTCTACGGAATGAGATAATGGAGCATTTATTTGTGCATGCACCGAGGCGCCCGGGATGCAGCTGGTTTGCCACTTCCTCTATTTGTAGGCGCTGAGCTCAGCTCCCCCCGCATCCGTCCTGGTCCAGCAGGGAATCATAAGCCGCTCAGATCCGATTTCTGTTACCCTCAAACCCTTCAATGTCACCACCTGGTCCCACACAAATTCCTAACTCGAGACAGCTGAGACTTCACGCTGTTATTGCTAAGTATTGTGGAATATAGTCCGAGACCTGCCCCACATTTCTTATTGCTTTCattaaaagcaaaaggaaaatcgAGGCTGAGGTAGAGAGGGGGCTTAGTATTCGAGGGCCAGGGTTTGCCCCACCGTCCCCCCCAAATACAGGAGACACACCCTAAACGAATTAAGCCCGCAGTGCCGCAGCGCGCACGCGCACACTGCAGAGGCTCTTCCCGCCGCTCTCAGGCGGGAACGTAACGGTCGCGCATGCGTCTTTGTCTCCTGGCGTCTTCCCGCCCCCGCCTTTTCGCACCGAAGAGGAAGTGAGGGCGGGGAAAGGCTATGTGCGCGCGCCCGAAAAGCAGAACGCAAGGGTAGGGTGGGGGCAGGGCCCGCGCGCGGGAAGACTGCAGTCTGAAAGCGCCATGCTGTAAATGCCTTGTGCAGGGCGTGGACGGATGCAGACCCAAGTCCAGCGGGGCCCGGGAGAGCCCCTTCTCCACATCCCGGAGGTCCTCAGGGATGGGCTCATGGGTCCTCAGCATGGGCCTCATGCTCCCCGGCTCACCCAGGGGAACCCGGGACAACCCCATCTCCCCCAGACCCCGGCGACCCCCAGTAGCTGGGGCCCCATGCTCGCCCGCTCTTCCAGGGGTACCCTGGAGAGCCCCTTCTCCCTCAGATACAGGCAGCCCCCAGCAGCCTGGGACCCTTGCTCTCCTGCTCACACACGCTTCAGCCCCAGGCCCCAGCGAGCAGCCCTCGCCTCGCCTCCCTTCCCTGCACCGATGCACTCACCATGGTAGCTACGGGTTAGAAGGCGAAGGTGACAAAAGCAGACAGCGGGTCACGGTTACCGTTCCCGACAGCTAAGAGTCGAGGTAAGTAACGCAATGAGGTGGAGGCGTCGGCTCCAGAGCCTCTTAAGTAGTTGCTGGGGCGGGGCGGGCGCGGCCGGGTGGCCACGGTCCCTCCCCCGGCCGGCCAGGTCCATTGAGCGCCCGGCTGGCCGCCGCAGAGGCGGGCTCGGCTCGCAGTCCCCTCCCTGCATGGGCCCACGGGGCGGGGCAGCCGCCTGGGCGTGCGCCGATGCTGCAGACTGGGGCGCGCCGCTGCATTGCGGGGAGGGAGTGGACGCTGCCGCAGACAGACAAGAGGGTGTGGGAGCCTGGGCAGACTGGCGCAGTCTTGATGAACCGGGGGACTTGAGGGGCCCGCAGTGTTAAAAGTGCGGCATCCTCAAGCGCTGAAAGGTGTGGTCCGGATAACTCAGCTGATCATTCATGTGGCCACACTCGATGAGTGAGTTTTGCCTTTCTCCTTGCTTCCTTTAAAGGCTGTGCTTACCTGCTACTGTGAAAGCCCCTTATAAAACCCTATCACTATACTTAGTATATTGCCATGGTTCATTCTCGAAACTAAAGGTACCTAGTACTGGAAGCAACTTGAATCATCCAAATGTTAAAATAGGGGCGGACTAGGCCAGAGTTTCAGCCTCTAGCTGCCAATTTAATGGGATTGCCCTAAATAAGGGCTctttcaaaagatttttaaaatcatttgaagtggTAAGCTAAATCGAAGAAGTGAGGGAAAACTAGAAGGAAAATGTCTCACTGAAGAATACAGACAGCAAGGAATTCTTGTGCTATACAAattttctgagtgctgtgatgacCAGATTATAATCAATAAACTACCCTCCCCATTTATTCCAAGGCCATAAACTACTACTGACCTTAGAAATTCATAATGTGATGAAGGCTAACACGTGGCTTTAAACCGCCCTCACGGAACAGATTGCAATCACTCAGCTATTCAAAATGTCCTCCTGGCAGTGGCAGCAGGGAACACAGATCCTGTGCCGGCTGTGCAGCCTGAAACTCCCCTTTTCAGAGCCTCAGGCGCCTCTTAGTCAGGTGCCCTAGGATTCTCCACATAGTGCAGGAAAGCAGAATTCCAAGAGTCCTAGTAAAGGAATGCCTCAGCCAGTTAATTAAATAGGAGAAAGAGCAAACACTTGAAGCCAGGCGCCTAGTGTTAGAAGACAAGGCCCCCAAGTGCTTCAGCAGCAACTATGTAGGTAATTTCGGGGGCTTTGTAGTTACATTGTTTAAAAGAGGTAATGTGGATTGAGGAAATAGCTCAattaggacctgaatttgattcccctGAACCCAAAAGGGGGGGAGCACTTTCATGGTGGCTTGTGCTTATATGCTGCAGAGACTGGCAGACCTCTGAAGCTCAGTGGCTAGCCAGACTGGCCTTTCTGGGCTAGCTCCAGGTCCGTTGAAACCATGTATCAAAAGCATACAAAAAATGTATCCACACAAACATGTAAATgtgataaatttaaaacaaaaccaaaaaaccctaaAAGTTGATCACATGCATGCTCATACACATGTATGTTCACCTATGTGCCCCCCCAACATATAATTTGTAACTAAAGTTGAGGGAGAAGAAAATGTGATCTCATTATCTCACTTCCTTGTCAAAAGGATGTTTAGCCAGGTGGTGAGGCAATTGACATAATtctcagaactggggaggcagaggcaggtgagtttgcagccagcctggtctacagagcaagttccaggacagccagagttacacagagaaacctgtcccaaaaaaacaatagaaaacaaaacaaaagaaaaagaaaagaaggctgtttggttttgttttgagagtctCTCCTATAACCCAGGCTATCTCAATTTCATATAGTTGAGGTTGGCTTTGAACCCtcttatcctcctgtctctacctcccaaatgctaggattacagataacCACTACTCTATCTGGCTATTGGCTGAAAGACCTTTTGATGTGGTAGTGGTTACTGatttctctttttgaaacagggttacTATGTTGTGCtgactggcctgtaactcaccatatagaccaggctggcctctaattcacagatctgtctgcctctgcttcccaggtactgagatcaaGTGCATTTGCCACCATGTTTGgcaaccttttatttatttttattttaatttaattatggggagtgtgtggcaggcatttttagggggtcaccaaccagctcctaaatcatgacatggaaacttattattagCTCTTATAAcaaattaatctgtttctcttcatctacattttgcctgggctttttttttttttttttttttttttttttttttacctttctctcattctgtatgtcctactgtGTGTCTAGCTGGCTGACCCTgggtgtcttcctttctttctctcttctctctcttcctacttattctctctgcctgccagccccctCCTGTCCCTCTGCTGCCCTGCTATttgtcttaggcaggcaaaataaaacagcaacacatctttacgtaaataaacaaatgtgaaaaattaaaaaagctgtcgggtgtggtagcacacacctaaaaaaaataaaataaataaatgtaagcatctttacataattaaagtaatatcccacaacaagcAGGGCATGTACAAATGCCACAGTGCTTATGTGGGGGATAGAGGGCAACTTTGGGGaagctcttttctctctccatgtttctctgtgtcccaggaatcaaattcaggtcatcaggcttatgaGGCATGCATGACCCTCTGAACTATCTTACCCAAGACAAACTTTTTTTGTAGCTgttaatttgttttgattttttcgagatagggtttctctgtgtagccctaactgtcctggaacttgcactatagaccaggctggcctcaaactcacagagatccgcctgcctctgcctcctaagtgctgggattaaaggcatgcaccaccaccaccaccaacaacaacaacacctcCCAGCTCAAAGACAAactttttaaaccttttatttagttgtatgtgcatgtgtggtgtgtatcaCAGAGCACATATAGATGTCATAAGACTATTTGCAGGAATCCACTGTCTCTTCTACCTTTTAGGGCCCAGGGATCCAATTCAGGTGAAGCTTGGCAGCAGGTTTGGCAGATGGTACCTGCTGAGCATCCTGTACCACATCCAACATGGCTCCAGAGACAGACCGGACTCTGGCAGAGAGGCAATGAAGAAAAGACATACATAGACAGCTGTGATTGGGTGCTGTAGGCTCTTAGCTAGAGGAACCGCAGGGTTCTGGAAGCTAAGCATGTTTATTATGTAGAGTTGAACAGAGAAGTGGAATTATTAAGTACAGATGACAAGGGGGCAGGGTCCATGGTGTACAGCTGGACTGACGAGATAGGTTTAGCTAATCTCATAGGAGCAGTATCTGTAGGAGAACAGTCTTCTGGACATAAATGTTGGGGTGGAAGAAACCAcatggacattttctgcacacacagtCAACACCTGGGACCCCTGAGGAAGGTTTTGCTTTGCCTATGGACCTCACTTTGGGGTGAAGGCTTTGCCATGATTCCATGGATCTGAGGCTCTGTAGTCCTTAATGTGGCTGTACTGTTGTCAAAAGCACACATCCACTCAAAACTTCACTCAGGGCTTTCTCCATTTTCTACACTTCtgtaatgtgtatgtatgtatgtaatccTGAGCACGATTGTGTGTCAGGCAGTCTCCAGTCAGCTATAAAGAAACTTTCATTGAGTTAAGTTCATGTAGGGAAGGATGGAGGGCTCTTTTCCATATCCCTTTAacattttcctgtcttctctccttcctcaacAGGTGATGTAAAAACAGCAAAAAGGTAAATATAATCGTAAGAATTCTCGTTCATATTTAGTTGttacctttttttaaatattttatttatttattatgtatacaacattctgcttccatgtatatctgcacaccagaagaaggcaccagatctcataaaggatggttgtgagccaccatgtgggtgctgggaattgaactcaggatctctggaagagcagtcagtgctcttaacctctgagccatctctccagcccccacctttggattttttgagacatcatcttgaaCTGCAAATCAGTTgatttggaactcactctgtagcccaagctagccttgaatttggaTCTTCCtgtcccaagtgctagggttacaggtatgaACCAGCAGCACCCCTggctgccttccttcccttcacttctcttcttctttctctcattagggGTGGTTCgagctaggcaagtgctttatcactagaactcactgtgtagcccaggctggccctaagCTGTTGGCATTCTTTCACCTGAAACtttcaagtattgggattacaggtatgagctagcatttttggcttcatttttggagacaagttctctagcccagtctggcctcaaaccccCTACATAGCTAAGGATGATACTAAACTGccaatcatcctgcctccaccttttgAGTAATAAGATTATAAGTGTAGGCCACCAcactgctggggattgaacccagggccttatgcttACTATGGCAACAACCACTCTACTGACTGAGAAGTGTCTCCAGCCCCTTAGGTgacttggttggttggttggttgattagtttttgtttttcaagacaaggcttctatgtagccctggctgtccttgaactctgtagaccaagctggccttgaactcagagatccacttgcctttgcctcttgagtgctctgattaaatgactttttttaaatgagaagaaatattaattttgttttcacaagcacaatataaattaaaactgCTGGGgctagctgggtggtagtggcgcacacctctaatcccagcattaggcagacgcaggcagatctctatgagtttgaggacagc
This DNA window, taken from Cricetulus griseus strain 17A/GY chromosome 2, alternate assembly CriGri-PICRH-1.0, whole genome shotgun sequence, encodes the following:
- the Tuba1b gene encoding tubulin alpha-1B chain, whose protein sequence is MRECISIHVGQAGVQIGNACWELYCLEHGIQPDGQMPSDKTIGGGDDSFNTFFSETGAGKHVPRAVFVDLEPTVIDEVRTGTYRQLFHPEQLITGKEDAANNYARGHYTIGKEIIDLVLDRIRKLADQCTGLQGFLVFHSFGGGTGSGFTSLLMERLSVDYGKKSKLEFSIYPAPQVSTAVVEPYNSILTTHTTLEHSDCAFMVDNEAIYDICRRNLDIERPTYTNLNRLISQIVSSITASLRFDGALNVDLTEFQTNLVPYPRIHFPLATYAPVISAEKAYHEQLSVAEITNACFEPANQMVKCDPRHGKYMACCLLYRGDVVPKDVNAAIATIKTKRSIQFVDWCPTGFKVGINYQPPTVVPGGDLAKVQRAVCMLSNTTAIAEAWARLDHKFDLMYAKRAFVHWYVGEGMEEGEFSEAREDMAALEKDYEEVGVDSVEGEGEEEGEEY